The DNA region TCATTGATTCCCCGGAGCAATGGCTGAACATCTCGATCTCCCTGATATTGAGCTTTGCATTCGGCACAGCCGCAATCACGGTCTTTCTGATCAGCCTGGTTCTGCGCTCCGCGCGCCGGCGGCCGGTCTCGGGCACTGAAGGGCTTATCGGCGAAACAGGTGTAGCCGAAACTGCCCTCAACCCCTCCGGCAAGGTTTTTGTGCACGGAGAATACTGGAATGCACAGTCCGCCAAGCCTGTTGCGGCGGGCGACAAGATAAGGGTGCTTCGCATGGAGCGCCTGGAACTCACTGTTGAACCCTACACTGAAGAGGGAGGCCACTCATGACCGGTTTCGGCTTTGTTCTGTTACTTGCAGCCTACGTGTTCAGCTGTCTCAAAATCCTAAACGAGTACGAGCGCGGCGTTGTATTTCGATTGGGGCGTATGCGCCCTGTGGCCCTCGGCCCCGGGCTGCGTTTGCTCATCTTTCCTATCGACAGGCTTGTGAAGATTAGCCTCCGTACCGTGGTTTTGGATGTGCCGCCTCAAGACATCATCACCCGCGACAATGTTTCCATCAAAGTAAACGCCGTTGTCTATTTCCGGGTGATGGACTCCAACAAAGCCGTGGTGGAGGTCGAAGACTACATGTTCGCCACTTCGCAAATTTCCCAAACCACTCTGCGCAGCATCCTCGGCCAGGCAGAGCTTGACGAATTGCTGAGCGAACGCGACAAAATAAACCAGCAACTCCAGGAGATTATCGACAAACATACGGATCCCTGGGGCATCAAGGTCTCCAATGTGGAGATCAAACATCTGGATCTCCCGCAGGAAATGCAGCGGGCAATGGCGCGCCAGGCAGAGGCCGAACGCGAACGGCGGGCCAAGGTCATTGCGGCCGAGGGAGAGTTTCAGGCCGCGGAGAAGCTGGT from Candidatus Omnitrophota bacterium includes:
- a CDS encoding slipin family protein, which translates into the protein MTGFGFVLLLAAYVFSCLKILNEYERGVVFRLGRMRPVALGPGLRLLIFPIDRLVKISLRTVVLDVPPQDIITRDNVSIKVNAVVYFRVMDSNKAVVEVEDYMFATSQISQTTLRSILGQAELDELLSERDKINQQLQEIIDKHTDPWGIKVSNVEIKHLDLPQEMQRAMARQAEAERERRAKVIAAEGEFQAAEKLVQAAAMMGEHPMSLQLRYLQSLVEISGEGSHTTLFPIPIDLLSAFQKKDR